One segment of Panicum virgatum strain AP13 chromosome 3K, P.virgatum_v5, whole genome shotgun sequence DNA contains the following:
- the LOC120700016 gene encoding bZIP transcription factor 44-like, producing MNMYDQAYFPQSFKPASAFHDAASLLAVDGSDMASIEPDTVVQEAAHLAGRNGSPSSGTGSDGAAGSGYQMNKVSLAAEEERRRHRMVSNRLSAARSRMHKEQHLDDLCQQVSRLRGVNLHLLDHLSRTVRHCEDVHRENAWLRDEKAELVKKLEQQLQSATARENTIDHAAETSGGARIEPKWGLVLQ from the exons ATGAACATGTATGATCAGGCCTACTTCCCGCAGTCCTTCAAGCCGGCCTCAGCTTTCCATGATGCTGCTTCTCTACTCGCTGTCGACGGCAGCGACATGGCGAGTATTGAGCCCGACACCGTTGTCCAGGAAGCGGCTCACCTCGCCGGCCGCAATGGCTCGCCCAGCTCGGGCACGGGCTCAGACGGCGCCGCGGGTAGCGGCTACCAGATGAACAAGGTGTCTCTGGCGGCTGAGGAGGAGCGTCGGCGTCACCGAATGGTGTCGAACCGGTTGTCGGCGGCACGGTCGCGCATGCACAAGGAGCAGCACCTCGACGACCTGTGCCAGCAGGTCTCGCGCCTTCGCGGCGTCAACCTCCACCTCCTCGACCATCTCAGCCGCACGGTGCGGCACTGTGAGGACGTCCACCGCGAGAACGCGTGGCTCAGGGACGAGAAGGCCGAGCTGGTCAAGAAGCTCGAGCAGCAGCTGCAGTCGGCCACGGCCAG GGAGAACACAATAGATCACGCTGCAGAGACCAGTGGTGGAGCTAGAATTGAACCCAAGTGGGGAttggtgctacagtaa